Genomic DNA from Alosa alosa isolate M-15738 ecotype Scorff River chromosome 6, AALO_Geno_1.1, whole genome shotgun sequence:
AAATAGAGAGATAAGCAATAAAGCTTAGCTAAAGCAATACAGTGATAAAAAGACAGAGATAACAAAAGCACACGAACAACACTGAATGCCCTTTATGCATCATACAAAAATAGGGGAAGGTAGTGGGAGGCTCACCGTTCTTCACATAACAGATAGGGCAGGCCTGAATAAACTCATGTGTGGCTTCTAGAGGGTTCCGTGAAAGCAGGTAGAGCTTAGAAATCATCTGACCATTCTGGAGACAAAAGAAGACATGCCTTTTAAAGGCTGAAAATCACCAAAGTAACAGAGCCTTCAGCCTTATTGACAAGACTTACATATCTGTTTGGAGGGTTTGGTGTCCGTAATGATGACAGAAAACTATGCGGCTCTTTACTGCCTGGGATGTACACAGAGAAAGAAGTCAGACATAAAACTGTCAAAACAGAGACATCTCTTGTGACACTTCCTTAAGCACAAAAGCTGACCATGATATAAACTTGGGTATACATGTTTAAGGTGCAGTCCgcaagtccaatccaatccacttTTGGACAAATTCAGCTAATTGCTTCTCATAGTCCTCTAGTTATCCATTCTCTGTACTCTGCTAAACTCTAGTTCTCAACCATGCAGTTCCACCCACTCACTAGGCAGGGAGAATTCAGACAGAGAGTCCAACCCCACTCCGCCCACCACCAGCGCTGGCCCCAGGGAAGCATGTGAGGTAGCCCCCAGGGGAGAGAATGCGTCCAGGGCATCTAGGACATCCATGGAATCTGGGGCATCCAGGGCATCCAGGGCGTCCAAGCCTCTGGGTGAGGCTGCCTGGGCCGGACAGAGCCCCGAGAAGGCATCCAGAGAGTTTAGCTGGCTGAGGGCCGAACCGAAGAGGTCAGATGGCAGCAGGGGTGAGGTGGTTGTGGGGGCGGGAAAGGCAGGCGACAGACCCACGGAAGGTTTAACAGGCAGGTGACTTGGTATAGTCAGCTGCAAAACAGACAGAAGCAAATAGCCAACATGTAGTATTAATAGTCATATACTGGAAATAAATAATATTCTTGCTGCAGTGTGCATGAAGTGAGGCTTAGCTTTCAGTTGCTAACAGAGAACAAGACAACTCACTAGCCTGATTGAACACCATTTCAGTTACTTTGCTTTTCTTAACTGATCTCCTCTATTCCGCAGCGCAGAGATTAATCTTTCTCACCAGGTTGGGCTGCTCCACTGtggacacacatgcatccaGGAGGCTGTCCAGTTCGTCCCCCAACACCTCACAGCTCCCCATGTCCCCAGAGATGGGAATTGACAGAGGCACACACTCAGGACTAAGAGCCGCGCTGTCTGAGAACATGACGGTCTTGGCGGCGCACATGGGTGGAGGGGAGGATTCCTCACTGACTGGGATCGGAATGCCCAAGGACAACTGGACTGTGGACGCATGAGGGAGAAAAGTCAAGAGAAGAAAGCTAGAGTTTAGCTGGGAGATAGTTTCAGTTAATGGCTTGGTTATTACAGCCGGGCTACACCGGGCGCATAACTAAAGCATCCTGTTTGTGGAGTGTATGTGAGCTTCCTCTATAAATCAATGGAACTGACCAGACCAGATGTGATAGCAGCACgtgcacatttgaaaaaaacttCTAAAACAATTTTTTACGCTCCGCGAACAGAATGCTTCAGCCGTGCACCGGTATAGTGAAGGAATAAAATTTAGGAATTGATCGACAAAGTCTCAGCCAGTCGGTAGTCGGGTCAGAAATCTCAGAGAGCTTTATTCACGGCACCGAAGACCCTCATTGTGTTGCTAACAGACGCAGTCTGAAGATACAGAGAAAAAGCACACTTCTTATAGGACTGGTCAAAGCTTACATCTCATCTTGTGGCACGTCAAATATTCACTGACCACATCACCCAAACTCGTCTAACATTGTACACAAAATTGTACACATGATTACGCCAACTTTCCCAAAAAGGAAGAGCAAAGAGGAATTAGCAATCGCATTAGGTTATTTACATATGCCAAATAAACTTAGCTGGGGACTATCCAATGAGATACTTATAAAGAAAGTGAAGAAGCAACACCAAATATAAACACTAAGTCCTTTTTTACAGTACAGATGAAAGTGAATGGTATTCGTAATTCATTATCACTTGCACATTTCTCCCTCTTATATATGAAAGTGAACCTGCCTCTTCAGTAGGGACTAcattattttgtatatttttccAGGGTAAGTGTAGACTGAATGTTTACCAAACCAAGCCTACCAGCCTTGGCAGATTAAACACTTGTATGTGGTATCAGAGCCTAACTGCACAAAGCACAATCAATGAAATGGGTAAAGGGCACTGCCAGGAATGTTTGTGATCAAACTTTGAAGAGGGACATGTTGAAAGAAAGCTCTACTTGAATTGTCAGAATAATACATACCTGATGAAATGTCACTCAAGAAATCAAGACCATTTGATGTGCcctgaaaaagaaagaacacaGATACAACAATCAGAATGCTTTGATGCTCATTTCAAAATGTGTAGACAATGGTAAATGGCATTTAAGCCAGATATGACCACATTGCGGCCTATGTGGATTGTGGATGTCTTAAAAGCAGAACCTGCCTCTTCTTCAGTAGCTGGGGCCGAATGTCCATTACTCCCTTCTGTTGGAGTCAAATCATCCTATGAAAACAGCAATGAATTACTTGTGTTATAGTAACAGGTTAACTTGACATTCAATTGAAATAACTACAGTATGTCTGGTGAGGTACAAAATTATGGATTCGCTCAAAAAAAGTTCAGCGAAGCAGTCAGTCAGAGGTCTCAGAGAGCTTTATTCACAGCACCGGGGACTTACGTTGTGTTACTAACAGGCGCAGTCCAAAGATAAACTGCATAGACAGTCCCTCTTATACCCCTCTTGACAAGCTTACATCTCCATTGTGGTATGTAAATCATCTTATTACTTCACTACTTAACTATCAACTATGCCCACAAGGATGTATCCCCTAACGACCGACATCTGTGGTATGTCTTCAGAGCTGACCCTTGTAAATAGTGGACAAGGCTTCTCCCTAGACCCATgctatacacacagaaacagcatGCATCCCAAATCACCTTGAGAATACATTCCACAGATGCTAGCCACAAATCATCATCTCAGTTTCTGCCTACTTGTACATTTTCATGAATAACTTGCTCACAAACAAATGACTGAATATAGATCAGCATATATATGGCATAACCCTTTAAGGTAAAAATGTCTTCCTACAGTGGTTATGGAGATATAAAACAGAATGAATAGTTCATATAGATGTGTAGAAAGGCATGTTTACTCTACATAAAGCACATTTACAAAATTGATTATACATAGGTTACTCTCTATATTGTTCTGTGCCATTTTTAAAATGCCATTAAAGTAATGCAGGAATTCTTTCTTTCATCCATCATTTCGTTACATAGTGCAATACCAAGCATTCAAGATTGTAAGCCAGTGTGAAGAATCAAAATTAGTTTACagctgttattttaaggtaatagAACCACATTCTGTATGCAGCTATATTTAAAAGAGAGGGTTTCAGCTAACCGGAGAGCTGGTGTAGGCCTTTCGAGTCTTCAGGCCCAGTTTGCAGGCAAGCTCCTGTGCTAGCTCGTTCACCCGTGTGTCCTGAGGAGGAATTGTTCATCGCACAGTCAGTAAATTCAACAAAACCAGACCCAGACAAAGACCAGACAATCAAGCAAAAGACTCGTTTGGATATAACCACTACTTCAACATGTATCCCTGCTGATGGCTATGTGACATTGGCAGATTTGATAATCATGCCAAGATCACTCCAGGTGTTGAGTGTCAATGTGAAGCAAATGATATCTTAGAGACTCCACAAGAGCACAGCTGAGTAAACTGTACGACTGTTTTCCAGAGACTGACCTGGGGTGAGGATAGAAGGCACTCTGTGCTGCAGTCGTATGCCTCCCTCACACGGCCGAGCTCTCTCAGGCATAGAGCCTTCCTGTAGAGCGCTCTCTGGCTGTCCTTCTCGACAGCCAACACACGCTCGCAGTCCTGCAGTCCCAGCTCATACTCGTGCTATTtgtgaatgaaagaaagaaagaaagaaagaaagaaagacaacgATAGAAAGAAAAGATTGAGATACATGACTGAAAAAGGACAGGAAACACAATAGCTGTTTCCATTCAGCTCATTTGCAAAATTTGGCAAAACAGAATGCATACAGCTTACATCCACTGTGTTATGACAACTAAAACTGAATATTCTCCTAATCACAAAAGGAGTTCTGATCATCTGTAGGATCAAAAGGTAAGGTTCCGGTGTTAAGGTAATGTTTATGGAGACATGCAGGTGGAAATGTTTCCATAAATGTTAACTACATTACATTAATTTCCCGTGTATTAGCCGCACTATAAACttcaggacagtgttttatgcaagtaaaaaaaaaaacaaatcatattaataccatattaactgcccctgtgtattaacctcatagctgaagaaatttggcaaaataaatgtataaaccttggcttatagttgggaaattacggtatagCTTGCATGAATTGAGAGTTAAATTAACTCATTATACCTGCACTGAATCCATACATTTTTATGTAGATTAGAATATTAAATGCAAATTTCCAGTCAGGATTTCTTATTCAAATGGTCAAAATGCCAAAACCCAAAGTAATGTTGGAGAGATTAATTGTGAAGatacaaataaaattaaaagcaaaacaaatgtaaaatgAATAAGCCTATAACCACCAATCAGATATTTAATAGAGCCGTTGATTAATAACAGATCAGTACGGATAACACAAGTCACAATCACATGATGACTCGCAGAACCCATATATCTTCCAAATGATGACTCACCACACTATAGTTGGCGGCTGCCCTGTTCAAGTACAGGCTCTCCAGTAGGGCAGTGGGGATGGAGAGGGCCTCCTCCCTGGCATAGTTCGCCACGCTAATGCCCTCACTGTAATGCCTCAGCGCCTTCCTCCAGCTGCCCTCCCGAAAGGTGGCATTGCCCTCGTCCAGGAGGTTGCACACTAGCTGTGTCAGGAACACCTACAAGACAGGCGGAGGTCCCATAAGGAAGAGAGCAAGCAAGGAAAAGATGCAACAATCACATAACTCTGATGGTTAGATTGTCTTCAGAGGAAAGTGCCAATTTAGATTACATCAACATGATCAGGCTCTACATGTGATGAGGAGGCATGAGTGATCTTGTGGCATAATGACAATATTGCCCAAGTGCCAATAAGGTCAATTTAAATCCATCATATATGATAAAGACCTCCatgtggtgaaaaaaaaaatggctaacTCCCACAATAATCATCCCTCTCCCTTTGTTTATATGCAAAAAAGTGTATGCATAAAATTCTACCTCGTAGCTTTCAGGCTCTGGAAAAGGCAAAGAGGACCTAcgaaaataaaacagtactgTTGAAAGCAATAAATCATGATGACATGAGAAACAACGGGAATTATGGCAACTATGTGGAGCACAACTCCCCTGAAAATGAGGTGACGTCTCATGTCCATTAGGCACTTACTGTATAAACGCCAGTGCCCTCTGAATATCTTCTCGACGCTTCTGTCGCTCCAAATCCATGGTAGCCTACATGAACCAGCGGTTTTACCATCAACCTTATTATTGCACCGCTGTAAGTGGGTTTCGCAGTTGTTTAGCGGCCAGAATTAAGTTAAACCTCAACTTCCAATACGAGCCCTACACAAAGAGGACGTGACGTCGACAAAAACCCAACTGATCAAACAAATCGACGAAAAATCAGAAATAAAATCgacagaaaaaaatgttttaatgtttGCAGCTGACACAGTGGACAGCAAACTCACGCTACCTTTTACAGTTACTTTGCCATAGAGGACTCTGCTTATCAATATTAATGCGAAACAAAGTTTGTGCCAAACTAATAGAAATGTCATCAGTAGAACTGTCTGCCGTTTTAAATATATTGTTGGTAATGTTACAAGTATCAACTTCACCATAAGGAGCTATTGGCTCACGTTGTTGAGCATTCGCAAGACTTCTTCAAAGAACACCCGCAGGCTGCTCTATCCACTTGGAAGAAGTTAAATCTTGTTGCATAAACTTTACAGGAACTTGGCAAGTCAAAGAGGTGTCTAGATCAATTGTGAAttaaaaagtaggctacttctcGGAACAGCCGTCGTCATTTCGGGTTTCTCTTGCTTAAAAAAAACGCCTTCCTTGTTTCGCTCTCTGACTGGCAAACTTCCGGGTCACCGAATCGACCGAATGCCACCATACTATTATTTTCGAAATATAAACCTGGTTTTTATATCTGTCCATTAAGTATGCAGTTATCTTGGGCATGGCTCTCGCAAACTCAGACTGATACTTAATTGTCAAGAGAATGCAGTGTAAATACATTAAATGTCATAAATGGACAACGACCAATTAGGTTCAAAATATTAtaggaaaaaaacattaatataATTAAAGCAGATTATTTTATCGCTCCCCTTGTGACCCTAGAGTTGAAGCTATTTGAAGCGGGTTGGTTATTGGACTAGCCTTTGTACTAATAACCCACGTTAATATTTTCCCTTTTCCTATTGTGATTCGAAACATGTAACGTGCACTTTTCCATTCATTTATTCAAATAGCAAATGCTGAACTTTACTCACTGGGGAAAACAGAAAACTGGGGAATGCCACCATACAATAGAACTACAAGTCCCTTGGATCCACACGAGGGAGACCCCGGTTTTGGAGGTTTTTGAACTATACGACGTCATTGTCGCGAGCGGGACTGGACAGCTCTTTGGGAAGTGGTGGTGGCTGTGGAGACGACTCTCGTCAGACCTCTGCTCCTTTGTACCGTAGGTAATTATTATGGCAGCTTTCATAAACTATTATTCACACATTAGTTTGCCATTCTTTTAAAAAGCCGCATTTGTGGATATGATGACGAACATATTGTGGTCTAGGTAaaaggctaacgttagctacttaGCCAGCGCGAGCTCTGACGGCGCATGTGGTTCTGCCAAAAATATTTGTGCATGTTTGCTAATCAAGCTCAGTGTAATTGTGCTCCTAACATGTAGTCTGTAGCACAGTCTGCAATCATTTCCGTATGGTTACACGGTTAGACCTGGATGATAACAAGACTGCTCTCCTGCACCAGACTTGTTACTTAataacgttaatgtttttaaGTTGCCTAACGTTAGCTTGGGTGGTTACTTGGTGACATTGAGTCGGAACAAGCTATATATCACTCGTTTTTCTGCAATTTAACGTTAAAGTTCCCAAGTTCAGACCTGGCTTAAGTCTCCATCTAAACAACTTTGTTCTTAACCAGCCTCATTAGTGAGCTATTTAAAGGATCAGGGATTGGATGTTCGGGTCAGAGCGTCTGGCAAATAACAGATTTTCACATAGAAGATCATAGGAAATGCAGATATTTTAGAAAGTCACTCATAAACCACATCATTTTACCAAGCCTGTTACTGTTAGGGTCTGACTTAGGAGGACATAACTGTGGAATATAGGTAACTAATTCATGCGTCATTTTATGGGTAATTTATACAATTAATGTTACAACAATACTCTCTTTCTATGGTCTTTGATCAAGCTTTTGCTGATTGGGACATTCACAACATTCACTGTTTGGTGCTTCTATTAAACATGTCCTGAGTGATGGATGGTAGCATAAATAtagtgggatgggatggggagCATTTAAGTGTACACAAATGAAGTTCCTGCCATGATTCATCATGTTTCAAGTCATCTGTTCAAAAGGGGAATATTGCTGTATGTgtattaaaataaatgaaatgtaatccaCCAGTCTTAAGGAGCAGATTTATTGCAGGTCATGGCTACAGATGATGTGGCGCAGTTGGCCGACTCCTTGGCCAAGACGCAGGTggtagaaggaggaggagaactcAGCTATAAGGGGAAAGGGCTGAAACTGgacaatgcagaatctggtgagCTGGACAAATGTTTAAATAACTTGTATGCAATGGTTATTAAAGTATATTCCCTTCAAAGCCAAAATTAACCTTATTTAATAAACAAATATTAGAGTACAGGCGTATACAATGTGGGTGTACATCAAAGAATGAACTCCATGGGAGAAATGTCTGCATTTGGGTCATGTTGACACTTCCTTACTGTGAAGGGATACATTCAttttctgtgtttctctgtgttgcaCATCCCCAGTGCCTTGTTGAGATTAAAGTGTCCATCAAATAACATACATTTTAATGTTCTACATTATAAGTTTTGCATGGTTTGTCAGTGCCTTACTGaatctctttcctcctccctttctccctctacctccctccctctctctcaaactccAGTTGAGGATATTGTCAAAGAAATAAAGGAGTTCCAGGGGCTCCAGGCTCTTCGGCTGGAGGGAAACACGATTGGGGTGGAGGCTGCACAGGCCATTGCCAAAGCCTTGGAGGACAAGAGTGACTTGCAGGTACAGGCAATCTGTAGTTCTATTGAGAGGTTGTTGCTATGGGAACTCAAGAGCAAAAACTAATTACACCCCTCCCTTTCATGTTCCTAAAGCAACACGTTAAATGGAACAGTGTATGGTTCGatccaaacaatgttttttcccctcaatTTCTGGAGCGAGGACTGAACAAACATATAGAATACCTGTGTGCGACGTTTATAATTTTGTCTTTACTGTGTGGACTCAACAATTCAACTGACACCATATTGCATCTACAGTATCCACATTTTATGTGGAATTTCTGCTCaggggcaattccacggaaaattaactttttgtcacatccgtaacgccagtgaaatgccttggcatttgtatgatgtgaatgataacattaattttttgtgcattttttctcatgtacattcttcagccaaaaatagcaaatgctcaaatttcatgtaatcattcacatcataccataccatcacattttattggtgttatggatgttacaattGCCCTCAGGTATAGTATATTACCCTGCCTGCATGGCATAGCATTATTTCTCTCTCGATCCTGACTTTATTACCCATATTTTACAGTACTGTTACTGGAGTGACATGTTCACGGGCCGCCTGCGTCCAGAGATCCCTCCTGCCCTGGTGAGTTCTCAGTGCAAACATCCAAGGCCTAGGTGTCAATAGTTGGCTCACTTTCCATCAAGTGAAGACTACAACTTTGAACTATACAATGGGAGAAGATGCCTGACAGAAAACGGTTGATATGGTAGTGAAAAGAATCCATGCCAACAAGAAATATTTTCATTCTTGTTATTCCCAGAATTCCCTGGGAGCAGCCATCATGACCTCTGGCGCCCATCTCCGAGTCCTGGACCTGAGTGATAATGCCTTTGGGCCAGATGGGGTCAAGGGTATTGAAAAGTTGCTCAAGAGCTCTGCTTGCCACACACTTCAGGAGCTACGCCTGAACAACTGTGGCATGGGAATCGGTGGTGGAAAGGTGGGTcaagtgtttttcatgttttgcAGGAGGTTACAGCAAGTTATTCTTGgacacaaatatttatttatttaggaatATTTTACCTTGAATATTTATTTGACCTTTATTTAACCACCTATGTACCTTGAGAAGATTGCTTGAGTAATTTGAAACTGTCCAACCAGATCCTGGCAGCCGCCTTGACAGAGTGCCACAAGCAGTCTAGTGCACAGGGCGCCCCCCTCAGGCTAAAGGTGTTCATTGCAGGCAGAAACCGCCTTGAGAATGATGGAGCTACAGCACTTGCCCAGGCCTTCCAGGTGCTCATTATCATGTTGTGTGATTTGCCATCTTACCTATTGGTGGGTGAATTTCTTATATATGCTGATGTAAGGCTTTTGTGTCCTTAGCTGATGGGGAGTCTGGAGGAAATCCATATGCCTCAGAATGGCATCAACCACCCAGGCATCACAGCCCTGGCCAACGCCCTGCAGCACAATCCTCAGCTCCGTGTCGTCAACCTCAATGACAACACCTTCACCAAAAAAGGAGCTATCGCTATGGCACAGGTATGAGCTGGAAACTGTAGTATTATTGTTATAGAGTACTTGAATGCCTTGTGAGTATTCTCACATATTTGAATGAACTGTAGTGAGCAAGTTCTAAGGCATACAGGACATATTCCAAGTTTTAACATTAATGTATGATGTTTAAAGAAGAAAGGATAGCTCTGTAACATGCAAATGGGCTCAAAAACGATGttgacatttttatttgttaccTTTTGGCTCAAGCTGTTTGGAAATGGGCAACTTACACTGAATTTATACTTTTACTGTAGGATCTGTTGGTGTGTATAATTATTTCTTGACTCTACAGGCATTGAAAAATCTGCGTAATGTGCAAGTGATCAACTTTGGGGACTGCCTAGTGCGCTCTGAAGGAGCTATGGCCATTGCTGACATTCTTGTGGATGGCCTGCCTATTCTAAAGGTAGATGAGAGCAACTAGTACCTGATTTACTTCTTTTTTGCTCAATCTTGCATCCTGTAGTTTTGAAATACATAGGTCCTGTTTAAATTATATTCCTGTGTCTCCTACCTGGGTAATATCTGGGTACAGTTTCCTcagtgcgcgtgtgcgtgtcttTAAACTAactgctgtctctctgtcacagCGCGTGTGCGTGTCTTTAAACTAACTGCTGTCTCTCTGCTCTCAGGAGCTGAACTTGTCGTTTGGCGAGATCACTGAGGAC
This window encodes:
- the LOC125296325 gene encoding zinc finger CCCH domain-containing protein 7B-like isoform X2, producing MDLERQKRREDIQRALAFIQSSLPFPEPESYEVFLTQLVCNLLDEGNATFREGSWRKALRHYSEGISVANYAREEALSIPTALLESLYLNRAAANYSVHEYELGLQDCERVLAVEKDSQRALYRKALCLRELGRVREAYDCSTECLLSSPQDTRVNELAQELACKLGLKTRKAYTSSPDDLTPTEGSNGHSAPATEEEGTSNGLDFLSDISSVQLSLGIPIPVSEESSPPPMCAAKTVMFSDSAALSPECVPLSIPISGDMGSCEVLGDELDSLLDACVSTVEQPNLLTIPSHLPVKPSVGLSPAFPAPTTTSPLLPSDLFGSALSQLNSLDAFSGLCPAQAASPRGLDALDALDAPDSMDVLDALDAFSPLGATSHASLGPALVVGGVGLDSLSEFSLPSSKEPHSFLSSLRTPNPPNRYNGQMISKLYLLSRNPLEATHEFIQACPICYVKNGPGVLDYQYHPDQAHDCKRNTLLCRRKNPEDPTWKRVRPRPAYNNFMGPFVLCKEVQERQECKYGENCTFAYHQEEIDVWTQERMGTLIRELLFDPLGSSGGQALSIAQLLHIHAGMFMFLCKECFDSKPRIISRHCKENKTVCSNLTTHHVFDHNKCLVHVEKANGRVRYTKIRPLRLQCQFDVCRYEARCGCQHEDGCPFAHSVIELKCWVLQHSSGTTQEEIVQESKRQWHKQELILKRQKPAYVPAKPVAPANSPPSAGGSAGPSRGRSLNMKMKFVCSQCWRDGVVNEPDKAFKYCLGKARHSWIKEHRVLLVNAFEKWVMVRAPPFSKHHFQKYDICAHVLKQRKCTYPGNCSFAHSQEERDVWTYMKNEGLQDMQQLYDMWLTTSSQSHHPNNTSPHQRTDDKHIAMPTDYADLMKYYQADELA
- the LOC125296328 gene encoding ran GTPase-activating protein 1-like, which produces MATDDVAQLADSLAKTQVVEGGGELSYKGKGLKLDNAESVEDIVKEIKEFQGLQALRLEGNTIGVEAAQAIAKALEDKSDLQYCYWSDMFTGRLRPEIPPALNSLGAAIMTSGAHLRVLDLSDNAFGPDGVKGIEKLLKSSACHTLQELRLNNCGMGIGGGKILAAALTECHKQSSAQGAPLRLKVFIAGRNRLENDGATALAQAFQLMGSLEEIHMPQNGINHPGITALANALQHNPQLRVVNLNDNTFTKKGAIAMAQALKNLRNVQVINFGDCLVRSEGAMAIADILVDGLPILKELNLSFGEITEDGALKVAQALEHKTQLEKLDLNGNCLGEDGCSSLKEIMENMNMGDLLGSLSDDEGEPEDDEEEDDEDEEDEDEGEEDAEEEEEEEEEEEEHRVNQMTPPPSEPRPPDVSSFLSFPSPDKLLRLGAKRALLIEQQVDVDDAFKTAEAFLKISSVYKDQDEEVKTAVLDSVDGILRKAFSSPSFSTFHFISSLLIMLGLLKSEEKVKPMRVVAGHLQALEHAVQQDYFPQEHIGVLDAFMSRHTQACESCAGARDSLKSTLQRIRP